A stretch of Schaalia odontolytica DNA encodes these proteins:
- a CDS encoding dipeptide/oligopeptide/nickel ABC transporter permease/ATP-binding protein — MNQKEKLGKVTAKGARFSRIGAMSTGSKIAMGLLALIVLVSILAPYVSPYGPDDIFDKWSAPSGEHLFGTDHVGRDIFARVLFGGRFSLMIGLCSTLIALFFGAIIGSIAAVVRKSFSEAIMRVMDIVMAVPGIAMAAVSVLVFGRTLSKSGNTFGLVFVIICSIAFVYIPQLSRIVRANVMAAYGEDYVRAVIVSGARAPWILTKHVMRNTAAPVLVFATVLVADAIILEASLTFIGSGLQATTVATWGNVLSEASSNLSVLLGKWWTAFFPGLFIMITVLCLNILSEGITDAMVAAPASAAVAQVDKDSDREADKLLLDPRRAYAEQAESLQARLDDLESVEGKRTDRFEAHLEKTPLLEVNDLCIKFERHGNVNVVDHVSFKVRPGETMGLVGESGCGKSITALTIMGLIDPKAEITGEILYQGENLLEKSAEERRALLGHEMAMIYQDALSSLNPAMLIKAQMRQLTSRGGTRSAEELLQLVGLDPKRTLESYPHELSGGQRQRVLIAMALTRDPKLIIADEPTTALDVTVQKQVIALLNELREKLGFAMIFVSHDLALVAEVAHHITVMYAGQVIEQAPTKELLTHPTHEYTRGLLGAVLSIESGSGRLHQVPGTVPSPRDFPVGDRFAPRSSHPDYGLDIRPVLTEVGPEHVYAALPPRDEADAFAQETNGQEETR, encoded by the coding sequence ATGAATCAGAAAGAAAAGCTCGGCAAGGTCACTGCGAAGGGCGCGCGTTTTTCGCGTATCGGTGCGATGTCCACCGGATCGAAGATCGCGATGGGCCTCCTTGCCCTCATCGTCCTCGTCTCGATCCTGGCGCCCTACGTTTCTCCCTACGGTCCCGATGACATCTTCGACAAGTGGAGCGCCCCGTCCGGCGAGCACCTGTTCGGAACCGACCACGTTGGCCGTGACATCTTCGCTCGCGTCCTGTTCGGCGGACGTTTCTCGCTGATGATCGGTCTGTGCTCGACCCTGATCGCCCTCTTCTTCGGCGCGATTATCGGTTCGATTGCAGCGGTTGTGCGCAAGTCCTTCTCCGAAGCGATCATGCGCGTCATGGACATCGTGATGGCGGTGCCCGGCATCGCCATGGCGGCCGTTTCGGTCCTGGTCTTCGGGCGCACGCTGTCCAAGTCCGGCAACACCTTCGGCCTGGTCTTCGTCATCATCTGCTCGATTGCCTTCGTGTACATCCCGCAGCTGTCGCGTATCGTTCGCGCGAACGTCATGGCCGCCTACGGTGAGGACTACGTTCGTGCGGTGATCGTCTCCGGCGCCCGCGCCCCCTGGATCCTCACCAAGCATGTCATGCGCAACACGGCCGCCCCGGTTCTCGTGTTCGCGACCGTCCTCGTCGCCGACGCGATCATCCTCGAGGCCTCCCTGACCTTCATCGGTTCGGGCCTCCAGGCGACCACCGTGGCCACGTGGGGCAACGTCCTGTCCGAGGCCTCGTCGAACCTGTCGGTTCTGCTGGGCAAGTGGTGGACCGCGTTCTTCCCCGGCCTGTTCATCATGATCACGGTCCTGTGCCTCAACATTCTGTCTGAGGGCATCACCGACGCCATGGTGGCGGCTCCCGCGTCCGCGGCCGTCGCTCAGGTCGACAAGGACTCCGACCGCGAGGCCGACAAGCTCCTGCTCGACCCGCGCCGCGCCTACGCTGAGCAGGCCGAGTCCCTGCAGGCCCGCCTCGACGACCTCGAGTCCGTCGAAGGCAAGCGCACCGACCGCTTCGAGGCACACCTGGAGAAGACCCCGCTGCTCGAGGTCAACGACCTGTGCATCAAGTTCGAGCGTCATGGCAACGTCAACGTCGTCGACCACGTCTCCTTCAAGGTCCGCCCCGGCGAGACCATGGGCCTCGTGGGCGAGTCCGGCTGCGGCAAGTCGATCACGGCCCTGACCATCATGGGCCTCATCGATCCCAAGGCCGAGATAACGGGCGAAATCCTCTACCAGGGTGAGAACCTGCTTGAGAAGTCGGCCGAGGAGCGCCGCGCTCTGCTCGGTCACGAGATGGCCATGATCTACCAGGACGCCCTGTCGTCCCTGAACCCCGCCATGCTGATCAAGGCTCAGATGAGGCAGCTGACCAGCCGCGGTGGTACCCGCAGCGCCGAGGAACTCCTCCAGCTCGTGGGCCTGGATCCCAAGCGCACCCTCGAGTCCTACCCGCACGAGCTCTCGGGCGGTCAGCGTCAGCGCGTTCTCATCGCCATGGCCCTGACCCGCGACCCGAAGCTCATCATCGCGGACGAGCCGACCACCGCCCTGGACGTCACCGTCCAGAAGCAGGTCATCGCACTGCTCAACGAGCTGCGCGAGAAGCTCGGCTTCGCCATGATCTTCGTGTCCCACGACCTGGCGCTTGTCGCCGAGGTGGCACACCACATCACCGTCATGTACGCCGGCCAGGTTATCGAGCAGGCCCCCACCAAGGAACTGCTCACGCACCCGACCCACGAGTACACGCGCGGCCTGCTGGGCGCCGTCCTCTCGATCGAGTCTGGCTCCGGCCGACTCCACCAGGTCCCCGGCACGGTGCCCTCGCCTCGCGACTTCCCCGTGGGCGACCGCTTCGCACCGCGGTCCTCGCACCCCGATTATGGACTGGACATCCGCCCCGTCCTCACCGAGGTCGGTCCCGAGCACGTGTACGCGGCTCTGCCGCCCCGCGACGAGGCTGACGCCTTCGCGCAGGAAACGAACGGTCAGGAGGAAACGCGATGA
- a CDS encoding FadR/GntR family transcriptional regulator has translation MAAAAVSAAPVAKCLRIRMFSLLIFENWDVRFCCSARYTYSMLSDKLMQAISPPSPSETSPNRPKPTSIDSRSSVTMDAIKSYILRHGLHPGDRLPTESALCADLGVSRSSVREALRRLQALDIVTVRQGSGSYVGEMSMQPLVETLVLRAALDEINGAQSLHAIIDTRRALDLGIAVPLTRAMKGTTNPHLWELVEAMTEYAHTGSTYLEQDIAFHSGLLAYVENELMHQLVAAMWLVHQSVTPQLAAASRQEMEDTAEAHAAILRACEAGDLEAYTAAVEAHYAPLLAIIEGR, from the coding sequence ATGGCGGCAGCTGCGGTCAGTGCAGCGCCGGTTGCGAAGTGTTTACGCATTCGCATGTTCTCGCTCCTCATCTTCGAGAATTGGGACGTGCGGTTCTGTTGTTCCGCTCGCTATACTTATTCTATGTTGTCTGACAAATTAATGCAAGCGATATCACCCCCATCGCCCTCAGAAACCAGTCCGAACCGACCCAAACCGACATCGATTGACTCGAGATCCTCGGTAACGATGGATGCGATCAAGTCCTACATTTTGCGACATGGATTACATCCCGGTGACCGCCTCCCCACAGAATCGGCACTATGCGCCGACCTTGGCGTTTCGCGCTCCTCTGTGAGAGAAGCATTACGTCGCCTCCAGGCTCTCGACATCGTGACGGTCCGTCAGGGTTCGGGATCATACGTCGGCGAAATGTCGATGCAGCCGCTCGTCGAGACCCTCGTCCTGCGCGCCGCCCTCGACGAGATCAACGGCGCACAGTCCCTGCACGCGATCATCGATACGCGCCGCGCGCTCGACCTCGGGATCGCAGTTCCGCTCACCCGCGCCATGAAGGGCACGACGAACCCGCACCTGTGGGAGCTCGTCGAGGCCATGACGGAGTACGCCCACACGGGTTCGACCTACCTCGAGCAGGACATCGCGTTCCACTCCGGCCTCCTCGCCTACGTCGAGAACGAACTCATGCACCAGCTGGTGGCAGCCATGTGGCTCGTCCATCAGAGCGTGACTCCTCAGCTGGCCGCAGCGTCGCGTCAGGAAATGGAAGACACCGCCGAGGCCCACGCGGCCATCCTGCGAGCCTGCGAGGCCGGCGACCTCGAGGCATACACCGCCGCCGTCGAGGCACACTACGCCCCACTCCTCGCGATCATCGAAGGTCGCTAG
- a CDS encoding ABC transporter ATP-binding protein — protein MSDNTPIIELKNVEVTFTSRTGSLFKPNKVHAVRGVNMRIERGQTLGIVGESGCGKSTTANVMCGLQMPSAGQVFFNGKEVTKRSAAARREIGRVVSVVFQDPATALNPRMHVQDQLADPLRVHGIGDEASRAKRVRELISLVGLPSSALDALPGQLSGGQRQRVAIARALSIGPDAIIADEPTSALDVSVRAQILNLLTDLKKELGLAMVFISHDIQTVRYVSDRIAVMNGGKVVEEGPAAQLLADPEDPYTRKLLGAAPSLLHPNLEGEK, from the coding sequence ATGAGCGACAACACCCCGATCATCGAACTGAAGAACGTCGAGGTGACCTTCACCTCGCGTACCGGCTCCCTGTTCAAGCCCAACAAGGTCCACGCGGTGCGTGGCGTCAACATGCGCATCGAGCGCGGACAGACGCTCGGCATCGTCGGTGAGTCCGGCTGTGGCAAGTCCACGACCGCGAACGTCATGTGTGGCCTGCAGATGCCGTCCGCCGGCCAGGTGTTCTTCAATGGCAAGGAGGTCACGAAGCGCAGCGCCGCCGCCCGCCGGGAGATCGGTCGCGTCGTCTCCGTGGTCTTCCAGGACCCCGCGACGGCCCTGAACCCCCGCATGCACGTCCAGGATCAGCTCGCTGACCCGCTGCGCGTGCACGGCATCGGGGACGAGGCCTCGCGAGCCAAGCGCGTGCGCGAACTGATCTCGCTCGTAGGCCTGCCCTCGAGCGCGCTCGACGCGCTTCCCGGACAGCTCTCGGGTGGCCAGCGCCAGCGCGTGGCCATCGCCCGAGCCCTGTCCATCGGCCCGGATGCGATCATCGCAGATGAGCCCACCTCCGCACTCGACGTGTCGGTGCGAGCACAGATCCTGAACCTGCTCACGGACCTCAAGAAGGAACTGGGCCTGGCGATGGTCTTCATCTCGCACGACATCCAGACCGTGCGCTACGTGTCTGACCGGATCGCCGTCATGAACGGCGGCAAGGTCGTCGAAGAAGGGCCGGCCGCACAGCTGCTCGCCGACCCGGAGGACCCCTACACCCGCAAGCTCCTGGGCGCCGCGCCTTCGCTGCTGCACCCCAACCTCGAAGGAGAGAAGTAA
- a CDS encoding FAD-dependent oxidoreductase gives MAPLNVAVIGAGPAGIYASDILSKSGLEVNIDLFERLPAPYGLVRYGVAPDHPRIKQIIVALYKILQRGDIRLLGNVEVGRDVTIDDLRDHYDAIIIATGADRDHPLDIPGVDLPESYGAADFVSWYDGNPDYPRTWPLKAREVAVLGVGNVALDVARVLAKHAEDMLKTEVPANVAEALAENPITDVHVFGRRGPAQVKFTPLELRELGKVPDVDVIVSEEDFDFDEGSEEALRASNQQRQVVKTLTSYAMADPEEHTASRRIHIHLFQAPVEVVADENGHVKALRTERTALNGDGSVSGTGVITTWPVQAVYRAVGYYSSPIPGLPFDERAGVVPNVEGRVIEGDTTKDESAPVIPGVYATGWIKRGPVGLIGSTKSDAQQTISHLVEDASEGRLHANTAEVGHEAMVALLESRGVEFTTWEGWELLDAYEQALGEAYGELPGGRGTRERIKVVSRRAMTDISRGAQVDPQATDLIGEMGEMGVPSAPERFDDYTGPGRRN, from the coding sequence TTGGCACCGCTCAACGTCGCCGTCATCGGCGCTGGTCCCGCTGGCATTTACGCGTCGGACATTCTGTCCAAGTCGGGACTCGAGGTGAATATCGACCTGTTTGAGCGTCTTCCCGCGCCCTACGGTCTCGTGCGCTACGGCGTCGCTCCGGATCACCCGCGTATCAAGCAGATCATTGTGGCGCTGTACAAGATCCTGCAGCGTGGCGACATCCGCCTGCTCGGCAATGTCGAGGTCGGCCGCGACGTGACGATCGACGACCTGCGTGACCACTACGACGCGATCATCATTGCGACGGGCGCGGACCGTGATCACCCGCTCGACATTCCGGGCGTGGATCTGCCCGAGTCCTACGGCGCCGCCGACTTCGTGTCCTGGTATGACGGCAACCCGGACTACCCGCGTACGTGGCCGCTGAAGGCCCGCGAGGTTGCGGTCCTGGGCGTCGGCAATGTGGCGCTGGACGTGGCTCGTGTCCTGGCCAAGCACGCCGAGGACATGCTCAAGACCGAGGTTCCGGCCAACGTGGCCGAGGCCCTGGCCGAGAACCCGATCACCGACGTGCACGTGTTCGGTCGTCGTGGCCCGGCCCAGGTGAAGTTCACGCCGCTGGAGCTGCGCGAGCTGGGCAAGGTGCCGGACGTGGATGTCATCGTCTCGGAAGAGGACTTCGACTTCGACGAGGGTTCGGAGGAGGCGCTGCGCGCGTCGAACCAGCAGCGTCAGGTCGTGAAGACGCTGACGAGCTACGCGATGGCGGATCCGGAGGAGCACACGGCCTCGCGTCGCATCCACATTCACCTGTTCCAGGCCCCGGTTGAGGTCGTCGCGGACGAGAACGGCCACGTGAAGGCTCTGCGCACGGAGCGCACCGCCCTGAACGGCGATGGCAGCGTGTCGGGCACGGGCGTCATCACGACGTGGCCCGTGCAGGCCGTGTACCGCGCGGTGGGTTACTACTCCTCGCCGATTCCGGGCCTGCCCTTCGACGAGCGTGCCGGCGTCGTGCCGAACGTTGAGGGCCGCGTCATCGAGGGTGACACCACGAAGGATGAGTCCGCCCCCGTTATCCCGGGCGTGTACGCGACGGGCTGGATCAAGCGCGGCCCCGTTGGCCTCATCGGCTCGACGAAGTCGGATGCCCAGCAGACGATCTCCCACCTCGTTGAGGACGCCTCCGAGGGCCGTCTGCACGCGAACACCGCCGAGGTGGGCCACGAGGCCATGGTGGCGCTCCTGGAGTCTCGTGGCGTCGAGTTCACGACGTGGGAGGGCTGGGAGCTCCTGGACGCCTACGAGCAGGCTCTGGGCGAGGCCTACGGCGAGCTTCCGGGCGGCCGCGGCACGCGTGAGCGCATCAAGGTCGTGTCGCGTCGCGCGATGACGGACATTTCGCGCGGAGCGCAGGTGGATCCGCAGGCGACGGATCTTATCGGCGAGATGGGCGAAATGGGCGTGCCGAGCGCCCCTGAGCGCTTCGATGACTACACGGGTCCGGGTCGCCGCAACTGA
- the rpmG gene encoding 50S ribosomal protein L33, with the protein MASKSQDVRPKITLACSECKERNYITKKNRRNTPDRLELAKYCPRCHKSTAHRETR; encoded by the coding sequence GTGGCAAGCAAGTCCCAGGACGTTCGCCCCAAGATCACTCTGGCCTGCTCGGAGTGCAAGGAGCGCAACTACATCACCAAGAAGAACCGTCGTAACACGCCGGATCGTCTCGAGCTGGCGAAGTACTGCCCGCGCTGCCACAAGTCGACGGCGCACCGCGAGACCCGCTGA
- a CDS encoding ABC transporter permease: MNNLLRLIGRRLVALPIMVVGVSFLVFFIMSLSPIDPAYSALGETATPEALEEYRVQHGLNDPFFVQYGHYLWNMLHGDLGTYGVGTSNHVTDLVAQALPITLQLTFLGLFFAVIIAFPLGVLAALYRDRWPDQVIRVFSVIGIGTPSFWLAALLVLGFVQKLPVSGPLPAFSEDPSGWFLRMLLPAIALAVPVVGQMTRVVRTSMVEELDRDYVRTAVGAGIPKRIVVARNVLRNALITPVTVLGLRIGYLMGGAVVIEIIFSIDGMGKAVLLKGIQENWVTLVQGGALVVAIAFIVVNIIVDMLYLLINPRIRSV, encoded by the coding sequence GTGAATAACCTTCTGCGACTCATCGGACGACGTTTGGTGGCTCTGCCGATCATGGTGGTCGGCGTGTCCTTCCTCGTCTTCTTCATCATGTCGCTGTCTCCGATTGACCCCGCCTACTCGGCACTGGGTGAGACCGCGACCCCCGAAGCTCTCGAAGAGTACCGTGTGCAGCACGGTCTCAACGACCCCTTCTTCGTTCAGTACGGTCACTACCTGTGGAACATGCTCCACGGTGACCTTGGCACCTACGGCGTTGGTACGTCCAACCACGTGACCGATCTGGTTGCTCAGGCTCTTCCGATTACCCTGCAGCTCACCTTCCTCGGCCTGTTCTTCGCCGTCATCATCGCTTTCCCCCTCGGTGTTCTCGCCGCTCTGTACCGCGACCGCTGGCCCGACCAGGTGATCCGCGTGTTCTCGGTCATCGGCATCGGCACCCCGTCCTTCTGGCTGGCAGCGCTGCTGGTCCTGGGATTTGTTCAGAAGCTTCCGGTCTCCGGCCCGCTGCCCGCGTTCAGCGAAGATCCGAGCGGCTGGTTCCTGCGGATGCTCCTTCCGGCTATCGCCCTGGCGGTTCCCGTCGTCGGTCAGATGACGCGAGTCGTGCGTACCTCAATGGTTGAGGAACTGGATCGCGACTACGTTCGCACCGCGGTTGGCGCCGGCATCCCCAAGCGCATCGTCGTGGCCCGCAACGTGCTGCGTAACGCGCTCATCACGCCCGTGACCGTCCTCGGCCTGCGCATCGGCTACCTGATGGGTGGCGCGGTCGTCATCGAAATTATCTTCTCCATCGATGGAATGGGTAAGGCGGTCCTGCTCAAGGGCATCCAGGAAAACTGGGTCACCCTGGTGCAGGGGGGCGCGCTCGTCGTCGCGATCGCGTTCATCGTCGTCAACATCATTGTTGACATGCTCTACCTGCTCATCAATCCGCGTATTAGGTCGGTGTGA
- a CDS encoding ABC transporter substrate-binding protein, with amino-acid sequence MRMRKHFATGAALTAAAAMILTACGGGSSTSTTSTDGGSKASEGPKGMITAGVAYETTDYGPITTSALGMGANWQVLEGLYRFNMADYSVSPALAAGDPEKISDTEYEVKLRDGAKFSDGTPVTAADFVASYERATSEKSIYRQFFTFVDSVEAKDDNTITIKLKHPFANLKERFVNVRVVPASMDEDSLKAKPIGTGPYKYENITATEITAVPNENYTGNEPAKVATLKWQSLKDDSARLAAAIGGTVDVMEAVPASAQDQLKGAGWNVESKPGYGNPFLMFNTQKAPFDKPEVRRAILKSIDKQKLISSSLEGQAVEATSFLPEANPAYKKPSTDLSYDKDAATKLLSDAGVSGLEVNLVSTDHPWVLSLVPQIKSDLEALGLKVNHTQMASSDLYANVTDVDNPSYDIVLAPGDPSVFGTDPGIIISWWNGDNVWTKKRDGWQTSDPESFNKLQSIMDEAVQLDGDAAKAKWGEAQDLLAEKTVIFPLVFRNMITGSNPQKVEGFQAISSTGLQLLGVSAK; translated from the coding sequence ATGCGAATGCGTAAACACTTCGCAACCGGCGCTGCACTGACCGCAGCTGCCGCCATGATCCTGACCGCGTGCGGCGGCGGATCCTCCACCAGCACCACGTCGACCGACGGCGGCTCCAAGGCCTCCGAAGGACCGAAGGGTATGATCACCGCCGGTGTCGCCTACGAGACCACCGATTACGGCCCGATCACCACCTCGGCTCTCGGCATGGGTGCGAACTGGCAGGTCCTCGAGGGCCTGTACCGTTTCAACATGGCCGACTACTCCGTCAGCCCCGCGCTGGCCGCCGGTGACCCGGAGAAGATCTCCGACACCGAGTACGAGGTGAAGCTGCGCGACGGCGCGAAGTTCTCCGACGGCACCCCCGTGACCGCCGCCGACTTCGTTGCTTCCTACGAGCGCGCCACCTCCGAGAAGTCGATCTACCGTCAGTTCTTCACCTTCGTCGATTCCGTCGAAGCCAAGGACGACAACACCATCACGATCAAGCTCAAGCACCCCTTCGCCAACCTGAAGGAGCGCTTCGTCAACGTCCGCGTTGTTCCCGCTTCGATGGACGAAGACTCGCTGAAGGCGAAGCCGATCGGTACCGGCCCCTACAAGTACGAGAACATCACGGCGACCGAGATCACCGCTGTTCCGAATGAGAACTACACCGGTAACGAGCCCGCGAAGGTTGCCACCCTCAAGTGGCAGTCCCTCAAGGATGACTCCGCCCGCCTCGCTGCCGCCATCGGTGGCACTGTTGACGTCATGGAAGCCGTTCCCGCCTCCGCGCAGGATCAGCTCAAGGGCGCTGGCTGGAACGTTGAGTCCAAGCCCGGCTACGGCAACCCCTTCCTGATGTTCAACACGCAGAAGGCCCCCTTCGACAAGCCCGAGGTTCGCCGCGCGATCCTCAAGTCCATCGACAAGCAGAAGCTGATCAGCTCCTCGCTCGAGGGCCAGGCCGTCGAGGCGACCTCCTTCCTGCCCGAGGCGAACCCCGCCTACAAGAAGCCTTCGACCGATCTGTCCTACGACAAGGATGCCGCCACCAAGCTCCTGAGCGATGCTGGTGTCTCCGGCCTCGAGGTCAACCTGGTGTCGACGGACCACCCGTGGGTCCTCTCCCTGGTTCCCCAGATCAAGTCCGACCTGGAGGCCCTGGGCCTGAAGGTCAACCACACTCAGATGGCTTCGTCTGACCTCTACGCCAACGTCACCGACGTTGACAACCCCTCCTACGACATCGTCCTGGCCCCCGGCGACCCCTCGGTCTTCGGCACCGACCCCGGCATCATCATCTCCTGGTGGAACGGTGACAACGTCTGGACCAAGAAGCGTGACGGCTGGCAGACCTCGGACCCCGAGTCCTTCAACAAGCTGCAGTCCATCATGGACGAGGCCGTTCAGCTTGACGGTGACGCCGCCAAGGCCAAGTGGGGCGAGGCTCAGGATCTGCTCGCTGAGAAGACCGTGATCTTCCCGCTCGTGTTCCGCAACATGATCACCGGCTCCAACCCCCAGAAGGTGGAAGGATTCCAGGCGATCTCCTCCACCGGCCTGCAGCTGCTGGGTGTGAGCGCTAAGTAA
- a CDS encoding sialidase family protein codes for MTDSVDFRCIVAPKGAGEARIPGLVTLADERTVLFFDERPAPASGTGSDFNGLTMASDLPNPNRVLWMEREGVGRWSEPRPLPAGGPPVSSDACVGVDGDGFMHLAFASTDGRVGYMDSRADGERLRVWWAWGSGPEDLAYVDMTDELYELTGADALFATSGGTVALDGAVALPYVVRVGDETHLRVVYARAGRLVGAASPLVGDGGVLLDETTLSVWDGRLVANCRLQGFEGRGSGARYLAWGDGHTWEGRRLWELDDPGCNARMIGALFVHPGRRDARASGQILRLTPPWEGEVRAEVVSSLGDGAFGYSDATVDGDEAVVVFERDRGLWEAAIRR; via the coding sequence ATGACTGACTCCGTTGATTTTCGCTGCATCGTCGCCCCGAAGGGCGCGGGCGAGGCGCGCATCCCTGGCCTCGTGACGCTCGCGGACGAGCGCACCGTCCTCTTCTTTGACGAGCGGCCGGCCCCGGCCTCGGGCACGGGATCTGACTTCAACGGGCTGACGATGGCCTCGGATCTGCCGAATCCGAACCGCGTCCTGTGGATGGAACGCGAGGGGGTGGGACGATGGAGCGAACCGCGTCCCCTTCCCGCCGGCGGCCCGCCGGTCTCTTCGGACGCCTGTGTCGGCGTGGACGGCGACGGGTTCATGCATCTTGCGTTCGCGTCGACGGATGGGCGCGTGGGCTACATGGACTCTCGCGCGGATGGTGAGCGCCTGCGCGTCTGGTGGGCGTGGGGGAGTGGCCCCGAAGACCTCGCCTATGTGGACATGACGGACGAGCTCTATGAGCTCACGGGCGCCGACGCGCTGTTTGCGACGTCTGGCGGCACGGTCGCGCTTGACGGGGCTGTGGCTCTGCCCTACGTCGTGCGCGTGGGGGATGAGACGCACCTGCGCGTCGTGTACGCCCGTGCGGGTCGCCTCGTCGGTGCGGCGTCCCCTCTTGTTGGCGACGGGGGAGTGCTCCTCGACGAGACGACGCTGAGTGTGTGGGACGGTCGCCTCGTCGCGAACTGCCGTCTCCAGGGCTTTGAAGGGCGAGGTTCGGGTGCGCGCTACCTTGCGTGGGGAGACGGGCACACCTGGGAGGGTCGGCGCCTGTGGGAGCTTGATGACCCGGGCTGCAACGCGCGCATGATCGGTGCGCTCTTCGTGCACCCCGGTCGGCGTGACGCGCGAGCAAGCGGTCAGATCCTGCGCCTCACCCCGCCGTGGGAGGGTGAAGTGCGCGCCGAGGTGGTCTCCTCTTTGGGTGATGGCGCCTTTGGGTACAGCGACGCGACGGTCGACGGGGACGAGGCCGTGGTTGTCTTCGAGCGCGACCGCGGCCTGTGGGAGGCTGCGATTCGTCGCTAA
- the htpX gene encoding zinc metalloprotease HtpX yields MVHRNYHNGLKTTLLLGGMWALLLAIGALVASGTGRMVWIVVFAGIGLVQTAYSYWNSATIALRSMGAYRVTEAQYPQLYAIVRELSARAQQPMPSIWVAPSLTPNAFATGRNPNNAAVCCTEGILAILNERELRGVLGHELMHVYNRDILTTSVAAAMGGLITSIAQGLLFFGGGNRREGGGVGFLGLLAMSIMAPFVSMLIQFSLSRTREFDADEDGAMLTQDPLALASALRKLEIATDRRPMEDTPRTRNVAAMMIANPFRGQSLMRMFSTHPPMEQRIARLEKIAGY; encoded by the coding sequence ATGGTGCACCGCAACTATCACAACGGTCTGAAGACGACGCTCCTGCTGGGAGGCATGTGGGCGCTGCTGCTCGCCATTGGCGCGTTGGTTGCTTCGGGTACGGGGCGCATGGTGTGGATTGTTGTGTTTGCCGGCATTGGGCTCGTCCAGACCGCGTACTCGTACTGGAACTCAGCGACGATTGCACTGCGGTCCATGGGGGCGTACCGGGTGACCGAGGCGCAGTACCCGCAGCTGTACGCGATTGTCCGTGAGCTGTCGGCGCGCGCGCAGCAGCCGATGCCGTCGATCTGGGTGGCGCCGTCCTTGACGCCGAATGCCTTTGCGACGGGGCGTAACCCGAACAATGCGGCGGTGTGCTGCACGGAGGGCATCCTGGCTATTCTGAATGAGCGTGAGCTGCGCGGAGTGCTGGGGCACGAGCTGATGCATGTCTACAACCGCGACATCCTGACGACGTCTGTTGCTGCGGCGATGGGCGGTCTGATCACGTCGATCGCGCAGGGACTGCTCTTCTTCGGAGGGGGAAACCGTCGAGAGGGCGGGGGAGTGGGCTTCCTTGGCCTCCTTGCGATGAGCATCATGGCGCCTTTTGTGTCGATGCTTATCCAGTTCTCGCTGTCGCGTACGCGTGAGTTCGATGCTGACGAGGATGGCGCGATGCTCACGCAGGACCCGCTGGCACTGGCGTCGGCTCTGCGCAAGCTGGAGATCGCGACGGATCGCCGTCCGATGGAAGACACCCCGCGCACGCGCAACGTGGCGGCGATGATGATTGCGAACCCGTTCCGCGGCCAGTCCCTCATGCGCATGTTTTCGACGCATCCGCCGATGGAGCAGCGCATTGCGAGACTGGAGAAAATCGCAGGTTACTGA
- a CDS encoding YajQ family cyclic di-GMP-binding protein: MADSSFDVVSKLDRQEVDNAVNQTAKEIANRYDFRGVDAAISLNGDTIAMEANSASRVMAILDVLQSKLIRRGLSLKVLDYKDREPKASGKLFKLVCPLKEGIPQDTAKKISKLIREEGPKGVKAQIQGDELRVSSKSRDDLQAVIALLKGPKGEELDVALQFVNYR, from the coding sequence ATGGCAGACTCCTCCTTCGACGTTGTCTCCAAACTCGACCGCCAGGAGGTCGACAACGCCGTCAACCAGACCGCCAAGGAGATCGCCAACCGCTACGACTTCCGCGGCGTCGACGCCGCCATCTCACTCAACGGCGACACGATCGCAATGGAAGCGAACTCCGCCTCCCGCGTCATGGCAATCCTCGATGTGCTGCAGTCCAAGCTGATCCGCCGTGGCCTGTCGCTGAAGGTTCTTGACTACAAGGACCGCGAACCCAAGGCCTCCGGCAAGCTCTTCAAGCTCGTCTGCCCCCTCAAGGAAGGCATCCCGCAGGACACCGCGAAGAAAATCTCCAAGCTCATCCGCGAGGAAGGCCCCAAGGGCGTCAAGGCACAGATCCAGGGTGACGAACTTCGCGTTTCTTCAAAGTCCCGCGACGACCTACAGGCCGTCATCGCCCTCCTCAAGGGCCCCAAGGGCGAGGAGCTGGACGTCGCCCTCCAGTTCGTCAACTACCGCTGA